In the Sulfitobacter pacificus genome, one interval contains:
- a CDS encoding MAPEG family protein: protein METFPTELGILTCLTLFAASMWIPYIVGVVRNPLPEGAPDTFLRPGNLNELPAWVHRAHRAHLNLLEQFVPFAVLVLILDRVNGFTSLTYWVAILFFWVRIAHAVGMITGWARMPLRPMLYNIGWVCCLLLGYAVFASRMA, encoded by the coding sequence ATGGAAACCTTCCCGACAGAGCTTGGCATTTTGACATGCCTCACCCTTTTTGCCGCATCGATGTGGATCCCCTATATTGTAGGGGTGGTGCGTAACCCCCTGCCCGAAGGCGCACCGGATACGTTTTTGCGCCCCGGAAACCTGAACGAACTGCCCGCATGGGTCCACCGTGCCCATCGCGCACATCTGAACCTACTTGAGCAATTTGTGCCCTTTGCAGTGCTGGTGCTGATCCTTGATCGCGTCAACGGATTCACATCGCTGACCTATTGGGTCGCGATCCTGTTCTTCTGGGTGCGCATTGCCCATGCGGTGGGCATGATCACCGGCTGGGCCCGCATGCCCCTGCGCCCGATGCTGTATAACATCGGCTGGGTCTGTTGCCTGCTGCTGGGCTATGCCGTCTTTGCCAGCCGGATGGCTTAG